A single Natrinema pellirubrum DSM 15624 DNA region contains:
- a CDS encoding RAD55 family ATPase, whose product MKRMPLGVSRLDRMIGGGAPTGSVVLLAGESGAGAREFCYTSAVMNGLVEADPDLFDLYYGDLESDVTLPEDVHYVSFTDEPSAVVEEMQFVMDEALVDAGMDDVRFVELAEEYFQLTPVPTDWYADGMADITELGSHNERTDVLEALGEYLTDHATDNLVVIDSVTDLVAAADDRLDWSDLTVLLKGLKRASHRWGGVILLLVNAELLGPTELGRLKEATDGTLLFEWESGGSERARTLVVEQFRGVLSRLEDEDIVRFETEIHDGGFDISNVRKIR is encoded by the coding sequence ATGAAACGGATGCCGCTCGGCGTCTCGCGGCTCGATCGGATGATCGGTGGCGGCGCGCCAACCGGCAGCGTCGTTTTACTGGCCGGCGAGTCCGGTGCCGGCGCACGTGAGTTCTGCTACACCAGCGCCGTGATGAACGGACTCGTCGAGGCCGACCCCGATCTCTTCGACCTCTACTACGGTGACCTCGAGTCCGACGTGACCCTGCCCGAGGACGTCCACTACGTCTCCTTTACCGACGAACCGAGCGCCGTCGTCGAGGAGATGCAGTTCGTCATGGACGAGGCCCTCGTCGACGCGGGGATGGACGACGTCCGGTTCGTCGAACTCGCCGAGGAGTACTTCCAGCTGACGCCGGTGCCGACCGACTGGTACGCCGACGGGATGGCCGACATCACCGAACTCGGCAGCCACAACGAACGTACTGACGTCCTCGAGGCGCTGGGCGAGTACCTGACCGACCACGCCACCGACAACCTCGTCGTGATCGATTCGGTCACCGACCTCGTGGCGGCGGCCGACGACCGACTGGACTGGTCCGACCTGACCGTGTTGCTGAAGGGGCTCAAACGCGCCTCGCATCGCTGGGGCGGCGTCATCCTCCTGCTGGTCAACGCCGAACTGCTGGGTCCGACGGAACTCGGCCGGCTCAAGGAGGCTACCGACGGCACGCTGCTGTTCGAGTGGGAGAGCGGCGGCTCCGAACGCGCCCGCACCCTCGTCGTCGAGCAGTTCCGGGGCGTCCTCTCCCGACTCGAGGACGAGGATATCGTCCGCTTCGAGACGGAGATCCACGACGGCGGCTTCGACATCAGCAACGTCCGCAAGATCAGGTGA